In the genome of Carnobacterium viridans, one region contains:
- the ispE gene encoding 4-(cytidine 5'-diphospho)-2-C-methyl-D-erythritol kinase, with translation MEIIEKAPAKINLSLDVLHKREDGYHEMKMVMTSVDLADRIVLKTIEGDRIVIHSTNGFLPLDQRNHAYKAAKLLKDTYHIEKGVDITIEKNIPIAAGLAGGSSDAAATLRGLNRLWNLKLTKEELATLGEEIGSDVPYCIYGGTAYATGRGEKIQQIKDIPQCWVVLVKPKKGISTWTVFENLSFEQLVHPEIPQMLTAIEADDYSQMVNSTGNALETVSAVKQPDIKRIKKKMIQFGADAALMSGSGPTIYALCKKYSKAQRVYNGLKGFCNEVYLVRTLK, from the coding sequence ATGGAGATCATAGAAAAGGCTCCTGCTAAAATTAATTTAAGTTTAGATGTTTTGCATAAAAGAGAAGATGGTTACCATGAAATGAAGATGGTAATGACTTCAGTTGATTTGGCAGATCGCATAGTGCTAAAAACAATTGAAGGAGATCGAATTGTTATTCACTCAACTAATGGTTTTTTGCCCTTAGACCAAAGAAATCATGCTTATAAAGCAGCAAAGTTGTTAAAAGATACCTACCATATTGAAAAAGGCGTCGATATTACTATAGAAAAAAATATTCCAATCGCTGCTGGTTTAGCCGGTGGTAGCAGTGATGCGGCTGCTACTTTAAGAGGACTGAATCGTTTGTGGAATTTAAAGTTAACAAAAGAGGAGCTAGCTACTCTAGGAGAAGAAATTGGTTCAGATGTACCTTATTGTATTTATGGTGGAACCGCGTATGCTACAGGTCGTGGTGAAAAAATTCAACAAATAAAAGATATCCCTCAGTGCTGGGTAGTGTTAGTTAAGCCTAAAAAAGGCATATCGACCTGGACTGTTTTTGAAAATCTTTCATTTGAACAATTGGTTCATCCGGAAATCCCTCAGATGTTGACTGCTATTGAAGCCGATGATTACAGCCAAATGGTTAATAGTACTGGTAATGCCTTAGAAACTGTATCAGCTGTAAAGCAACCCGATATTAAGCGAATCAAAAAGAAGATGATTCAATTTGGAGCAGATGCTGCTTTGATGAGCGGTAGTGGCCCTACAATTTATGCTTTATGTAAGAAGTATTCTAAAGCTCAGCGAGTGTATAATGGCTTAAAAGGATTTTGTAATGAAGTTTACTTAGTGCGAACACTAAAATAA
- a CDS encoding VOC family protein yields MGNIHHIELNVSDLENSIGFWGWFLEELGYQPFQVWDEGRSWKKEESYLVFVQTKEQFISEGYHRGRTGLNHLAFQAKSRQQVDNLAKKLEEKGIKILYKDQHPFAGGKQHYAVFFEDPDRIKVEFVAPIT; encoded by the coding sequence ATGGGGAATATTCATCATATAGAATTAAACGTTTCTGATTTAGAAAACTCTATTGGTTTTTGGGGCTGGTTTTTAGAGGAATTAGGCTACCAACCTTTTCAAGTTTGGGATGAAGGAAGAAGCTGGAAAAAAGAGGAATCGTATTTAGTATTTGTTCAAACAAAAGAACAGTTTATTTCTGAAGGTTACCATAGAGGACGTACAGGTCTGAATCATTTAGCATTTCAGGCAAAGTCCCGGCAGCAAGTAGACAATCTAGCAAAAAAACTAGAAGAAAAAGGGATTAAAATTTTGTATAAAGACCAACACCCATTTGCTGGTGGAAAACAACATTATGCAGTGTTTTTTGAAGATCCAGATAGAATTAAAGTAGAATTTGTAGCCCCTATTACATAG
- the glmU gene encoding bifunctional UDP-N-acetylglucosamine diphosphorylase/glucosamine-1-phosphate N-acetyltransferase GlmU — MPQRYAVILAAGQGSRMKSKLYKVLHPVAGKPMVGHVVSQVEAIGADKIVTIVGVGAEKVKDYLGSRSEYAIQSEQLGTGHAVIQAEELLKDKEGTTLVICGDTPLLTAETLTHLFDNHQEQGAKATILTAHAENPTGYGRVIRNELGNVEKIVEQKDASSEELQVQEINTGTYCFDNQLLFDALKQVGNDNVQGEYYLPDVIEILKKQEYVVSAYKMDNEEEALGVNDRIALAEATRLMRSRINKKHMQNGVTFIDPATTYIDSDVEIGLDTVIEAGVSLKGTTTIGEDCFIGSNSEVSNSKIGNNVRVTSSTIKDSEMSANSNIGPYSHLRPNSKIGNSVHIGNFVEIKNATIAEDTKVGHLTYIGDADLGKNINVGCGTIFVNYDGKNKHRTTVGDNVFVGCNANLIAPITIEENVYIAAGSTITKDVPTESLAIARTRQENKLNYFDRLSH; from the coding sequence ATGCCACAACGTTATGCAGTGATATTAGCAGCAGGACAAGGTTCAAGAATGAAATCTAAGTTATACAAAGTGTTGCACCCGGTTGCAGGTAAACCAATGGTTGGACATGTAGTAAGTCAAGTTGAAGCTATAGGCGCAGATAAAATCGTAACGATTGTTGGAGTGGGCGCTGAGAAAGTAAAAGATTATCTTGGCTCGCGTTCTGAATACGCTATTCAATCTGAACAGTTGGGAACGGGACATGCTGTTATCCAGGCTGAAGAATTATTAAAAGACAAAGAAGGAACGACATTGGTTATTTGTGGAGATACACCGCTATTAACTGCTGAAACGTTAACGCATTTATTTGATAATCATCAAGAGCAAGGAGCAAAAGCAACTATTTTAACGGCACATGCAGAAAATCCTACTGGATATGGTCGAGTGATTCGTAATGAACTAGGAAATGTCGAGAAAATAGTGGAACAAAAAGATGCGAGTTCAGAAGAATTACAAGTACAAGAAATCAATACTGGAACCTATTGTTTTGATAATCAATTATTATTTGACGCTCTTAAACAAGTTGGGAATGATAATGTTCAAGGGGAGTACTACTTACCAGATGTAATTGAGATATTAAAAAAACAAGAATACGTCGTTTCGGCTTATAAAATGGATAACGAAGAAGAAGCGTTAGGTGTAAATGATCGGATTGCTTTAGCTGAAGCAACAAGATTAATGCGAAGCCGTATCAATAAAAAACATATGCAAAATGGGGTTACTTTTATTGACCCGGCAACAACGTATATTGATAGTGACGTAGAAATTGGTTTGGATACAGTTATAGAAGCAGGTGTTAGCCTTAAAGGGACTACCACTATTGGAGAAGATTGTTTTATTGGTTCAAATTCTGAAGTTTCAAATAGCAAAATCGGGAACAATGTTCGTGTAACAAGTTCCACTATCAAAGATTCTGAGATGTCTGCTAATAGCAATATTGGACCTTACAGTCATTTGCGTCCAAATAGCAAAATTGGAAATTCTGTTCATATTGGAAACTTTGTTGAAATCAAAAATGCGACAATTGCGGAAGATACTAAAGTAGGTCATTTAACGTATATTGGTGATGCTGATTTAGGGAAAAATATTAATGTAGGTTGCGGGACTATTTTTGTTAATTATGATGGAAAAAACAAACATCGTACAACTGTTGGAGATAATGTGTTTGTAGGCTGTAATGCTAACTTGATTGCACCTATCACAATTGAAGAGAATGTTTACATTGCTGCGGGTTCAACGATAACTAAAGATGTTCCTACTGAATCACTTGCGATTGCACGGACTCGTCAAGAGAATAAACTGAACTATTTTGACCGTTTGTCACATTAA
- a CDS encoding Veg family protein, which produces MPSTLADIKESLDDHLGKKIMLTAQAGRKKKTERKGILADTYHSVFVVELDQDENAFERVSYSYTDVLTQSVEIEFIEEEKRQLA; this is translated from the coding sequence ATGCCAAGTACATTAGCAGACATTAAAGAAAGCTTAGATGATCATTTAGGTAAAAAGATTATGTTGACCGCGCAAGCTGGTCGTAAGAAAAAAACCGAACGCAAAGGTATTTTAGCAGACACATATCATTCTGTGTTTGTGGTTGAGCTAGACCAAGATGAAAATGCATTTGAACGTGTCTCATATAGTTATACAGATGTTTTAACTCAATCTGTAGAAATTGAATTTATTGAAGAAGAAAAACGTCAATTAGCTTAA
- the rnmV gene encoding ribonuclease M5 has product MEKIKEIIVVEGRDDTRRILESVEADTIETNGSAIDEETLKLIRKAHETRGVIVFTDPDFPGEKIRKIISQAVPGVKHAFLTKDEARAKGKGSLGIEHASPEAIRTALSKCYTETIAKESLISQELLMDAGLIMGPFARKRRTKLGEKLNIGYTNGKQLQKRLQMFQISPEEVVTVMQQILEEENDNT; this is encoded by the coding sequence ATGGAAAAAATAAAAGAAATTATAGTTGTTGAGGGCCGCGATGATACAAGACGTATTTTGGAATCGGTTGAAGCAGACACGATTGAAACGAATGGTTCAGCTATTGACGAAGAAACGTTGAAATTAATAAGAAAAGCCCACGAAACAAGAGGTGTTATTGTTTTTACAGATCCTGACTTTCCGGGTGAAAAAATCCGGAAAATCATTTCGCAAGCTGTTCCCGGAGTGAAACACGCTTTTTTGACAAAAGATGAGGCTAGAGCAAAGGGTAAGGGCAGCTTAGGTATTGAACATGCTTCACCTGAAGCGATACGCACAGCACTATCAAAGTGTTACACCGAAACCATAGCTAAAGAGTCGCTCATCTCACAAGAATTGTTAATGGATGCTGGCTTGATTATGGGGCCTTTTGCTCGAAAGAGACGAACAAAACTGGGTGAAAAACTTAATATTGGTTACACTAATGGAAAACAACTTCAAAAGAGATTGCAAATGTTTCAAATCTCACCTGAAGAAGTTGTAACAGTGATGCAACAAATTTTGGAGGAAGAAAATGACAACACGTAA
- the purR gene encoding pur operon repressor gives MKIKRSERLIDITRYMLERPHTLVSLTYFANRYDSAKSSISEDLSIVKKTFRERGTGTLETVPGAAGGVRYIPEIAADEAEEFVKEMCERLSESDRLLPGGYVYLSDLLGQPSVLRQVGKIIATKYLEQPIDAVMTVATKGVPIAQAVSTYLNVPFVIVRRDSKITEGSTVSVNYVSGSSDRVEKMELSKRSLKRGSRVLIVDDFMKGGGTVNGMKSLIEEFEAELVGITVFAESTFSGNRMVDEYTSLLCVDDVNVREKTIHVQPGNYFTN, from the coding sequence ATGAAAATAAAAAGAAGTGAACGATTGATCGACATAACGCGTTATATGCTGGAGAGACCGCATACGTTAGTGTCACTTACCTATTTTGCGAACCGCTACGACTCTGCTAAATCTTCTATTAGTGAAGATTTAAGTATAGTGAAAAAAACATTTAGAGAACGAGGCACAGGAACTTTGGAAACAGTCCCTGGAGCAGCAGGAGGGGTGCGCTACATACCCGAAATTGCAGCAGATGAAGCTGAAGAATTTGTAAAAGAAATGTGTGAACGTTTATCTGAATCAGATCGGCTACTACCAGGCGGCTACGTTTATTTATCTGATTTACTTGGACAACCAAGTGTTTTACGTCAAGTCGGGAAAATTATTGCAACGAAGTATTTAGAACAACCGATTGATGCTGTAATGACAGTGGCGACAAAAGGGGTTCCAATTGCTCAAGCAGTATCAACATACTTGAATGTACCATTTGTTATTGTGCGTAGGGATTCTAAAATAACAGAAGGTTCTACTGTAAGTGTGAATTATGTTTCTGGATCGTCTGATCGTGTTGAAAAGATGGAATTATCTAAACGCAGCTTAAAACGTGGATCTCGAGTATTGATTGTAGATGACTTCATGAAAGGCGGCGGTACGGTTAACGGTATGAAGAGCTTGATTGAAGAATTTGAAGCTGAGCTGGTGGGCATCACAGTTTTTGCTGAATCTACTTTTAGTGGTAATAGAATGGTAGATGAGTATACGTCTCTTTTATGTGTAGACGATGTGAATGTTCGCGAAAAAACAATTCATGTACAACCAGGAAACTATTTTACCAACTAA
- a CDS encoding metal ABC transporter substrate-binding protein yields MCSMNKKKRIVLMTLASIMMLLVIGCGNQESTQQGTDKLNVVTTFYPMYDFTKNVAGDEAEVTLLLEAGTDTHGYEPSAKEVAAISDADVFVYNSEEMEVWVSSVLESINTENTVIVNASEGISFLESTEEDHHDENEEEGHHHEVDPHIWLDPVLAQEEVTTIKEGLVAADPENEEIYETNATQYNEKLQALDQEFTNAFSDATSRVFVTQHAAFAYLANRYDLEQVSIAGISTEEEPSPAKLAELQDYINANDIHYIYYAETSSSKIAETLANETGTELEILNPIEGITTEDQEKGTDYIQLMKNNLAALQKSIH; encoded by the coding sequence ATGTGTTCGATGAATAAGAAAAAGAGAATCGTGTTAATGACACTAGCATCTATAATGATGCTGCTAGTAATAGGGTGTGGAAATCAGGAAAGCACACAACAAGGAACAGATAAATTAAATGTAGTGACAACTTTCTATCCAATGTATGACTTTACAAAGAATGTTGCTGGAGATGAAGCTGAAGTAACCTTATTATTAGAAGCCGGGACAGATACTCATGGTTATGAACCGAGTGCAAAAGAAGTTGCCGCTATTTCAGATGCGGATGTATTTGTTTACAATAGTGAGGAAATGGAAGTATGGGTTTCAAGTGTTTTAGAGAGTATAAATACAGAAAATACAGTGATTGTTAATGCAAGTGAAGGCATTTCATTTTTGGAATCAACAGAAGAAGATCATCATGACGAAAATGAAGAAGAAGGCCATCACCATGAAGTTGATCCTCATATTTGGTTAGATCCTGTGCTTGCTCAAGAGGAAGTAACGACTATCAAAGAAGGATTGGTTGCTGCAGATCCAGAAAACGAAGAAATATATGAAACAAATGCAACTCAGTACAATGAAAAGTTACAGGCACTGGATCAAGAGTTTACTAATGCCTTTAGTGACGCAACGAGTCGTGTTTTTGTGACTCAACATGCAGCTTTTGCGTACTTAGCGAATCGCTATGATCTGGAACAAGTTTCAATTGCTGGAATTTCAACCGAAGAAGAACCAAGCCCCGCTAAATTGGCTGAATTACAAGATTATATAAATGCGAATGATATCCATTACATTTACTATGCAGAAACATCTTCTAGCAAAATTGCAGAAACACTCGCTAATGAAACAGGTACAGAGTTAGAAATTTTAAATCCAATTGAAGGCATTACAACTGAGGATCAAGAAAAAGGGACAGACTATATTCAATTAATGAAAAATAATCTAGCTGCGCTTCAAAAAAGTATTCATTAA
- the rsmA gene encoding 16S rRNA (adenine(1518)-N(6)/adenine(1519)-N(6))-dimethyltransferase RsmA — MTTRKDIATPSRTKEIMEKYGFSVKKSLGQNFIVDPNILSNIVAVANIDKNTNVIEVGPGIGALTEHLARASKEVIAFEIDNRLLPVLADTLSPYENVSIVHSDVLKINLQKTLPEMIDLEEPLVVVANLPYYITTPIIMHFLETPVRIDGLTIMMQKEVAERITAAPGSKAYGSLSIAIQYYMEAEVAFIVPKTVFVPQPNVDSAIIKLTRRETPSVIVKNEKSFFALVRSAFVQRRKTLWNNLLIRYGKEETTREKLTQALEVAGIDPKRRGETLNLEEFARLSDAIDEIVLK, encoded by the coding sequence ATGACAACACGTAAAGATATTGCAACCCCATCAAGAACCAAAGAAATAATGGAGAAATACGGTTTTTCAGTAAAGAAAAGTTTAGGCCAAAATTTTATTGTGGATCCTAACATTTTAAGCAACATTGTAGCAGTAGCTAATATCGATAAAAATACAAATGTTATTGAAGTTGGTCCTGGAATAGGCGCTTTAACGGAACATCTTGCAAGAGCGAGTAAGGAAGTTATTGCTTTTGAAATTGATAATCGTTTACTACCAGTATTAGCGGATACCTTAAGTCCGTATGAGAATGTTTCAATTGTTCATAGTGATGTGTTGAAAATCAATTTACAAAAAACCTTGCCAGAAATGATCGATTTAGAGGAACCTTTAGTTGTAGTAGCTAATTTACCTTACTACATTACAACACCTATTATTATGCATTTTTTAGAGACACCTGTTCGAATCGATGGTTTAACGATCATGATGCAAAAGGAAGTAGCCGAAAGAATAACAGCTGCTCCCGGCAGCAAAGCTTATGGATCGTTGTCTATTGCTATTCAGTATTATATGGAAGCTGAAGTCGCTTTTATTGTTCCTAAGACAGTCTTTGTACCTCAACCAAATGTTGACTCTGCTATTATTAAGCTAACAAGAAGAGAGACACCAAGTGTAATAGTTAAGAATGAAAAGTCTTTTTTTGCACTTGTTCGTTCGGCTTTTGTGCAAAGACGGAAAACACTTTGGAATAATTTATTGATCAGATACGGCAAAGAAGAAACTACTAGAGAAAAATTAACCCAAGCATTAGAAGTCGCAGGCATTGATCCAAAGCGTCGTGGGGAAACATTAAACTTAGAAGAATTCGCCCGTTTATCAGATGCAATCGATGAAATTGTATTAAAATAA
- a CDS encoding metal ABC transporter permease, whose protein sequence is MEMFFYGFMQRAFQSAFLIAVIAPILGLFLVLRRQSLMADTLSHISLAGIALGLFLNINPTFMTLVVVVIAAVIIEYLSMLYKSYSEISIAILMSAGMSVALVLMSLSSGGSTTTIQQYLFGSIVTISQQQIYLLVALFVIVVGLFLVFRRPMYVLTFDEDTAFTAGLPARMMSILFNVITGVTIAVVMPIAGALLVSAIMILPAAIAMRISKSFYWVILAGILVGIVGMFSGLTVSYQWGTPPGATITLVFIVIFILTTGTMKIVQQMKYKKSRS, encoded by the coding sequence ATGGAGATGTTTTTCTATGGATTCATGCAGCGAGCATTCCAATCTGCATTCTTAATTGCTGTTATTGCCCCTATTCTAGGATTATTTTTAGTTCTTAGAAGGCAATCATTGATGGCAGACACATTATCGCACATTTCTTTAGCTGGGATTGCGTTAGGATTATTTTTAAATATCAATCCAACCTTTATGACTTTAGTTGTCGTAGTGATTGCAGCTGTAATCATTGAGTATCTAAGTATGCTGTACAAGTCTTATTCAGAAATTTCTATCGCTATCTTAATGTCTGCTGGAATGTCCGTAGCACTTGTTTTAATGAGTTTGAGTAGTGGTGGATCCACGACTACTATTCAACAATACTTGTTTGGTTCAATTGTGACGATCAGTCAACAACAGATTTACTTGTTAGTGGCCCTATTTGTCATTGTTGTGGGTTTGTTTTTAGTCTTTCGTAGACCAATGTATGTGTTAACCTTTGATGAAGATACTGCTTTTACAGCGGGTTTACCAGCACGGATGATGTCAATTCTTTTTAATGTAATCACGGGAGTTACTATTGCAGTTGTCATGCCTATTGCAGGAGCTTTACTAGTATCAGCTATTATGATTCTGCCAGCAGCTATTGCTATGCGCATTAGTAAAAGTTTTTATTGGGTCATTCTTGCAGGCATTCTTGTAGGTATCGTAGGAATGTTTTCAGGTTTAACGGTCTCCTATCAATGGGGCACTCCACCAGGCGCGACGATTACCTTAGTATTTATCGTTATTTTTATCCTTACAACAGGAACAATGAAAATCGTGCAGCAGATGAAATACAAAAAAAGCCGTTCTTAA
- a CDS encoding metal ABC transporter ATP-binding protein, whose translation MHYVEVKDLSFYYDEEPVLENISFTVDPGEFVMLTGENGAAKSTLLRNILGLLQPTKGTAKISAVNKRNEPLAIGYIPQQVASFNAGFPSTVLELVRSGRYQRGKWFKRLDAEDHIHVERSLKSVGMWDLRHKKIGELSGGQKQRISLARIFATDPDLFVLDEPTTGMDLDSRTEFYELLKHNSEFHGKGILMVTHDHEDIKKYADRHIQLIRKEDSPWRCFSMDSCSEHSNLHS comes from the coding sequence ATGCATTACGTTGAAGTAAAGGACTTATCTTTTTATTATGATGAAGAACCGGTTTTGGAAAACATTTCTTTTACGGTTGATCCAGGCGAATTTGTTATGCTGACAGGAGAAAATGGTGCGGCAAAATCTACGTTATTGCGCAATATTTTAGGTTTGCTGCAACCAACGAAAGGAACGGCTAAAATTTCTGCTGTAAATAAAAGAAATGAACCTTTAGCAATTGGCTACATTCCACAACAAGTGGCCTCATTTAATGCTGGTTTTCCTAGTACGGTATTGGAGTTGGTTCGATCCGGTCGTTACCAAAGAGGAAAATGGTTCAAGCGTTTAGATGCAGAAGACCATATACATGTTGAACGCTCATTGAAATCAGTTGGTATGTGGGATTTACGCCATAAAAAAATTGGAGAACTTTCTGGGGGACAAAAGCAGCGTATTTCGTTAGCCCGTATTTTTGCTACAGATCCAGATTTATTTGTTTTAGATGAACCCACCACTGGTATGGATCTAGACTCCAGAACAGAGTTTTACGAATTATTAAAACACAATAGTGAATTTCATGGCAAAGGTATTCTAATGGTAACGCATGATCATGAAGACATAAAAAAATATGCGGATAGACATATTCAGCTTATCCGAAAGGAGGATTCACCATGGAGATGTTTTTCTATGGATTCATGCAGCGAGCATTCCAATCTGCATTCTTAA
- a CDS encoding NusG domain II-containing protein: protein MKKFKDHLELVRPFDGIIIILLLLGSFIPLVIFGQSTKNLDENSSIYAVVSIDGEPVKEIELTENTPQESFTFYPAEGQYNIVEVDGTKIRNKEDNSPDQIAVKTGWISKPGETAICLPHKLIIEIKAKDDSNETDDDVIIPL from the coding sequence ATGAAAAAATTTAAAGATCATTTAGAATTGGTTCGTCCTTTTGATGGTATAATTATTATCCTATTATTATTAGGATCATTTATACCACTTGTCATCTTTGGTCAGTCTACAAAAAATCTAGATGAAAATAGCTCTATTTATGCTGTAGTATCTATTGATGGTGAACCAGTTAAAGAAATAGAATTAACAGAAAATACCCCCCAAGAATCATTTACTTTTTATCCAGCAGAAGGACAATACAATATTGTTGAAGTTGATGGAACAAAAATTCGTAATAAAGAAGACAATAGCCCAGATCAAATTGCTGTGAAAACAGGTTGGATCAGTAAACCTGGTGAAACGGCAATATGCTTGCCACATAAATTGATTATTGAAATCAAAGCCAAAGATGATTCGAATGAAACGGATGATGATGTGATTATTCCGCTTTAA
- a CDS encoding ribose-phosphate diphosphokinase: MSEHYFDPKLKIFALNSNKPLAEKIAKSVGVELGKLSVDQFSDGEIRINIEESIRGAHVYIIQSTSRPVNDNLMELLIMIDALKRASAATVNIVMPYYGYARQDRKARSREPITAKLVANMITAAGADRMLTLDLHAAQIQGFFNMPVDHLVGAPLLASYFLSKGIATEAEDVVVVSPDHGGVTRARKLAEFLKAPIAIIDKRRPKANVAEVMNIIGNVKGKKCILIDDMIDTAGTITLAAQALSEAGATEVYACCTHPVLSGPAIERIQNSVIKQLIVTDSIYLPEDKKIDKIVEVSVSNLLGSAIMRIHENKSVSPLFEAKYTGVVE; the protein is encoded by the coding sequence ATGTCAGAACATTATTTTGATCCAAAGTTAAAGATTTTTGCGTTAAACTCTAATAAGCCATTAGCAGAAAAAATTGCCAAATCGGTTGGAGTAGAATTAGGAAAACTATCTGTGGATCAATTCAGCGATGGAGAAATTAGAATCAATATTGAAGAAAGTATTCGTGGAGCTCATGTTTATATCATTCAATCAACATCAAGACCTGTAAATGATAATTTAATGGAATTATTGATTATGATTGATGCTTTAAAACGTGCCAGTGCAGCAACGGTTAATATCGTTATGCCTTATTATGGTTATGCAAGACAAGACCGTAAAGCTCGTTCTAGAGAACCCATCACTGCGAAACTTGTTGCTAATATGATTACAGCTGCTGGAGCTGATCGCATGCTGACACTAGACTTACACGCTGCTCAAATTCAAGGCTTTTTCAATATGCCTGTTGATCACTTGGTAGGTGCCCCTCTTTTAGCAAGTTATTTCTTATCAAAAGGAATCGCTACGGAAGCAGAAGACGTAGTTGTTGTTTCGCCAGATCATGGTGGCGTAACTCGTGCACGTAAATTAGCTGAGTTCTTAAAAGCTCCAATTGCTATTATTGACAAACGTCGTCCTAAAGCAAATGTGGCGGAAGTGATGAACATCATTGGCAACGTAAAAGGTAAAAAATGTATTTTAATTGATGATATGATCGATACTGCAGGAACCATTACGTTAGCTGCCCAAGCTCTTTCTGAAGCTGGAGCTACAGAAGTTTATGCCTGCTGTACACATCCTGTTTTATCAGGTCCAGCCATTGAACGCATTCAAAATTCAGTGATCAAACAATTGATTGTTACGGATTCAATTTATCTTCCTGAAGATAAAAAAATTGATAAGATTGTTGAAGTAAGTGTCAGCAATCTATTGGGTAGTGCTATTATGCGTATCCATGAAAACAAGTCTGTTAGTCCGTTATTTGAAGCAAAATATACAGGTGTAGTAGAATAA
- a CDS encoding M20 family metallopeptidase, whose translation MDSMIKEVHKTESLLALQKLIAIPSVNTSDGMTNPPFGKAIEDCLTEALVICEELGMTTYHDPAGFYGYADYGQGEELVGILCHLDVVPEGNLTLWKTNPFEGVVKDGVIYGRGSQDDKGPTIAALYAFKAVVDAELTFNKRIRFIFGTDEETLWRCMDQYNLNEEAPTMGFVPDGVFPLTYAEKGLLQAKLIGPGSNNLALHCGEASNVVPGKASYTGQDANEIAETLKELGIDYVLANQMITVNGKAVHASTAELGINAINKLAQGLAAHYTHPVINFLAEKVANETNGFSICGEVKDALTGELTFNVGSVHIDEASSEIVLDLRIPVKYTIEGIASLVEKTANEYKLVYEEYDAVPSLYIPKESPLVQTLMAIYRDKTGDLSEPTTSGGATYARKMTNMVAFGAHFPYTKSLAHQENEGMKLEELYLAMDIYAETIAQLCCK comes from the coding sequence ATGGATTCTATGATTAAAGAAGTACATAAAACAGAAAGTCTTTTGGCTTTGCAGAAATTGATTGCTATACCATCTGTGAATACTTCAGATGGTATGACAAACCCACCTTTTGGAAAAGCGATTGAAGATTGTTTGACAGAAGCATTAGTGATTTGCGAAGAATTGGGAATGACCACCTATCATGATCCAGCGGGTTTTTACGGTTACGCTGATTATGGTCAAGGAGAAGAATTGGTAGGAATCCTTTGTCATTTGGATGTGGTACCAGAAGGAAATTTAACTTTATGGAAAACTAATCCTTTTGAAGGTGTAGTGAAGGATGGCGTTATCTATGGTCGTGGAAGTCAAGACGATAAAGGTCCTACAATTGCTGCCTTATATGCATTTAAAGCAGTGGTTGATGCAGAATTAACCTTTAATAAACGAATCCGATTTATTTTTGGTACAGATGAAGAGACCCTTTGGCGTTGTATGGATCAGTACAACTTGAACGAAGAAGCACCGACAATGGGCTTTGTTCCTGATGGTGTCTTTCCTTTAACTTACGCAGAAAAAGGGTTGCTACAGGCTAAGTTAATAGGGCCTGGAAGTAACAATCTTGCTTTACATTGCGGTGAAGCATCAAATGTTGTTCCGGGAAAAGCGAGTTATACCGGTCAAGATGCAAACGAAATTGCCGAAACGCTAAAAGAATTAGGAATAGATTATGTACTAGCTAATCAAATGATTACTGTAAATGGAAAAGCGGTTCATGCAAGTACAGCCGAACTGGGAATTAATGCTATAAATAAACTAGCTCAAGGTTTAGCCGCTCATTACACTCATCCGGTAATAAATTTTCTAGCAGAAAAAGTTGCAAATGAAACAAATGGCTTTAGTATCTGTGGAGAAGTTAAAGACGCATTAACTGGAGAATTAACGTTTAATGTAGGGAGTGTTCACATAGATGAAGCAAGTTCTGAGATTGTTTTAGACTTGCGAATTCCTGTCAAGTACACAATAGAAGGCATAGCTTCACTAGTGGAGAAAACAGCCAATGAATACAAATTGGTTTATGAGGAATATGATGCTGTTCCATCATTGTATATTCCGAAAGAAAGTCCGCTCGTTCAAACGTTAATGGCTATCTATCGTGATAAAACAGGCGACTTATCTGAACCAACTACTAGTGGCGGAGCAACTTATGCTCGGAAAATGACCAATATGGTAGCTTTTGGTGCTCACTTCCCGTATACAAAAAGCCTAGCTCATCAAGAGAATGAAGGTATGAAGTTAGAAGAGTTGTATTTAGCGATGGACATTTATGCAGAAACAATTGCTCAATTATGTTGTAAATAA